A part of Oncorhynchus keta strain PuntledgeMale-10-30-2019 unplaced genomic scaffold, Oket_V2 Un_contig_6409_pilon_pilon, whole genome shotgun sequence genomic DNA contains:
- the LOC127925886 gene encoding zinc finger protein 239-like: protein ERPDTHSDSSKSASGEPDPETPKPVRRLDCSQCNKSFKLSRYLKIHQRTHTREKPFLCSQCGKSFTQLWSLNKHNRIHTGEKPYRCSHCGNNFRSSDKLKEHERTHTGERPYHCSLCGKSFTQLGSLKEHERKHSGEKSFQCSQCGKRFLRSQQLKSHERTHTGEKPYHCTQCEKSFTQLGSLNKHNRIHTGEKPYPCAYCPKRFSGSQDLKSHERTHTGEKPYHCSQCEKSFTQSGSLNKHNRIHTGEKPYPCAHCGKRFSRSQDLKSHERTHTGEKPYPCAHCRKRFSQSHDLKSHERTHTGEIPYHCSLCGNDFFHLGSLRKHKKRKHSGDVCTHVPIA, encoded by the coding sequence gagagagaccagacactcaCTCTGACAGCAGTAAGAGTGCTTCAGGGGAACCAGACCCAGAGACTCCCAAACCAGTGAGACGACTCGACTGCTCCCAGTGTAATAAGAGTTTTAAGTTGTCACGGTATCTTAAAATACATCAGAGGACACACACAAGGGAGAAACCTTTTctctgctcccagtgtggaaagagttttacccagTTATGGAGCCTGAACAAACATAatagaatacacacaggagaaaagccttaccGCTGTTCCCATTGTGGAAATAATTTTAGGTCGTCAGATAAGCTGAAGGAGcacgagaggacacacacaggggagagaccATACCATTGCTCCttgtgtggaaagagttttacccagTTAGGAAGCCTGAAAGAGCATGAAAGGAAACACTCAGGAGAAAAGTCTTTCcaatgttcccagtgtggaaagagatttTTACGATCGCAGCAACTAAAATcacatgagaggacacacacaggagagaaaccgtacCACTGCACCCAGTGTGAAAAGAGTTTTACCCAGTTAGGGAGCCTGAACAAACATAatagaatacacacaggagaaaagccttatcCCTGTGCCTATTGTCCAAAGAGATTTTCAGGATCACAGGATCTAAAATCAcacgagaggacacacacaggggagaaaccataccactgctcccagtgtgaaaAGAGTTTTACGCAGTCAGGGAGCCTGAACAAACATAatagaatacacacaggagaaaagccttaccCCTGTGCCCATTGTGGAAAGAGATTTTCACGATCACAGGACCTAAAATcacatgagaggacacacacaggagaaaagccttaccCCTGTGCCCATTGTAGAAAGAGGTTTTCACAATCACATGACCTAAAATCACATGagcgaacacacacaggagagatacCTTACCATTGCTCCCTGTGTGGAAATGATTTTTTCCATTTAGGAAGTCTGCGCAAACATAAGAAGAGAAAACACTCTGGCGATGTGTGTACCCATGTTCCCATTGCGTAA